One region of Thunnus thynnus chromosome 14, fThuThy2.1, whole genome shotgun sequence genomic DNA includes:
- the LOC137197114 gene encoding CMRF35-like molecule 5, which yields MSFIPHLILAGLIGIHCKIITVSRVSVKAGDSISIPCLYDQDYRNHVKYLCQGYYWHSCSYAVKTNKKSGSEKFSISDDKNQGIFTVTIDKITHKDTDFWCAVEIVSGADVRHYFQLSVTTGMSNLYVDQQEITASEGGSVTINCHYKYSAERKWCRPGRTCVTNQSGSKDGTAVTIISNVFTVTMSKLRTESSGWYWCAAGDLQMPVHVTVNELPSTTMSPSTASKIQTIFYSHKLVTSKWTQQK from the exons ATGAGTTTTATTCCTCACCTAATACTGGCTGGACTCATTG GAATTCACTGTAAAATTATTACAGTGAGTCGAGTTTCAGTTAAGGCTGGAGACTCCATCTCTATCCCATGTCTCTATGACCAGGACTACAGAAACCATGTGAAATACTTGTGTCAAGGATATTACTGGCACTCCTGCTCTTATgcagttaaaacaaacaaaaaaagtggaTCAGAAAAGTTTTCAATCTCTGATGACAAAAACCAAGGAATCTTCACTGTGACTATTGATAAAATAACGCATAAGGACACTGATTTCTGGTGTGCTGTGGAGATTGTATCGGGGGCAGATGTCAGACATTATTTTCAGCTGTCAGTGACCACAG GTATGTCAAATCTGTACGTGGACCAACAAGAAATTACAGCATCTGAAGGAGGTAGTGTGACTATCAACTGTCACTATAAATACTCAGCAGAAAGAAAGTGGTGCAGACCGGGCCGCACCTGTGTGACAAATCAGTCTGGATCAAAAGATGGAACAGCAGTCACCATCATCTCCAATGTTTTCACTGTGACTATGAGTAAACTGAGGACAGAGAGCAGCGGCTGGTACTGGTGTGCCGCAGGAGACTTACAGATGCCAGTGCACGTAACTGTTAATGAATTACCCTCAACTACAATGAGCCCCAGTACAGCAAGTAAGATTCAAACCATTTTCTATTCTCATAAATTAGTGACCAGTAAGTGGACGcaacaaaagtga